AGATATACAGACTAGCAATGTTACCAGTGAAGAACACATGCAGCACAATTCTTGTAcaatggacccccccccccccacccacacacacacacacacacacacacacttcctgtAATCTGATATTCATTTCTTTTTCTCTTCATCCTTCTTGGTCTCAGGTTTGGACCCAGTCTGGGAAGTCAGAGAGCCCATGGCATTTCGGATGGCCTCATTGTTGGGATCGACTCCCGGAAGATTTTCCAGAACACTCTGAAGGAACTCTGGATCCTGCATAACATCATAGTCCTCCTCATCCTGCACACAAATAATTACACATAAGAACTTGCT
The Thalassophryne amazonica chromosome 7, fThaAma1.1, whole genome shotgun sequence genome window above contains:
- the LOC117514375 gene encoding 26S proteasome non-ATPase regulatory subunit 4-like, coding for MSVHHADSVTPALPDFSRMTEDEQIAYALQMSMQGAGAEFGADDMDTGADIDSSETKDEEDYDVMQDPEFLQSVLENLPGVDPNNEAIRNAMGSLTSQTGSKPETKKDEEKKK